Genomic segment of Serinicoccus hydrothermalis:
TAGTAGCCGTCGCCGTTGAACTGGAACCGGTTCGGGTCCTGCATCGTCGAGCCGGACTGCACGCACAGCAGCGCGGAGTGCGCCTTGGCGTCCTCCTGGTGGGTGTAGTGCAGGTCGTTGGTCGCCAGCAGCGGCAGCGAGAGCTCCTTGGCCAGCCGGAGCAGGTCCTGGCGCACCACCCGCTCGATCTGGATGCCGTGGTCCATGAGCTCGAGGAAGTAGTTGTCCGCCCCGAAGATGTCCTTCATGTCCGAGGCGTACTGCACCGCCTTGTCCCACTGCCCGAGGCGCAGCCGGGTCTGGATCTCCCCCGACGGACACCCGGTCGTGGCGATGAGCCCCTGGCCGTAGGTCTCCAGCAGCTCACGGTCCATCCGCGGCTTGAAGTAGTAGCCCTCCATCGAGGCCAGCGAGGCCATCCGGAAGAGGTTGTGCATGCCGTTGTTGTTGCGCGCCAGCAGCGTCATGTGGGTGTATGCCCCGCCGCCAGAGACGTCGTCCCTGCCGCCGTCGCCGTACTTCACCCGCGTCTTGTCGGTGCGGTGCGTGCCGGGGGTGACGTAGGCCTCCAGCCCGACGATCGGCTTGACGTCGTAGCGCTGGGCGGTCTTCCAGAACTCGTAGGCGCCGAAGATGAAGCCGTGGTCGGTGGTGGCGATCGCCGGCATCCCCAGCTCGGCGGCCTTCTCGAACATGTCGGTGATCCGCGCCGCACCGTCGAGCATGGAGTACTCGGTGTGGTTGTGCAGGTGGACGAAGTTCTGCGCGGGGCTGGCTGGGGAGGACATCGCAGATGATCCTAGAGCCCCGGACCGACAGGCATGGAGCGCCCGTCACCCTGCGCGGAGGGCACCTCGTTGACCTGCGACGGAGACCGTCATGCCGACCCAAGACCCCACCACCACCGTTCGCAGGCCGGAGCGCGGCACCCGCGACGGCACCGCGGACCCGTGGCTCGGGAACATTTACCTCATCTTTGCCAAAGAATTCTTGACCCGGGAGTTGCGTCGGATGAGGATGAAAGTTCCGCCCGGCACATTCGTGGCTTCATATGATTTTCCCTTCGGGCGGCCATCCCCCAAGGAGCGCAATGACGCGTAGAACCCTCGCCACCACCTTGTCAGCAGCACTGGTGCTCGCCGGCTCCGTCACCGCCGCCGCGGCGCCCGGTGACGCCGACCCGCCCACCGCCTCCGTCGACGCCGAGCTGGCGGCGGAGGAGACGGCGCTGGTCCGTCTCCAGCTGCCGAACCGTCAGATGCTCGAGCAGCTCGTCGCTGACGGTGCTGACCTCGCCGGCGTGCCCGCCTCCGCTCCCGACGTCCGCGGCGAGCAGGTGCTGGCCGACGTCGTCCTCACCGGCGCAGAGCTGACCGCGCTGCAGGCAGACGGCGCCACCCTCCTCCAGGTGATCCAGCGCGAGAAGGAGGGCACCGCGAACTTCGAGGCCAGCCGGGCGCAGGCCGAGCGCCGGCACCAGGCGGGGATGACGATGCAGACGACCGACGAGGGCCGCATGCTCGCGGACGTCCTGGTCGTCGACCACGCCTACTGGTGGGAGTCCGGGGGCCAGACGTTCCTGCAGGTGCAGGTGTCGACCTCCGCCACCGACGACCCGGACGTGCAGATCGAGGTCGAGTGGGAGACCGAGGACGGTGAGAGCGGCACCTTCCAGCTGTTCCGGTACGTCGACGCCGGCCAGTACATGTTCCACTACCACCAACCGGAGCCGCTGCCGTCGGCCCCGGTCAGCCTGACGGTCACCTCGTCGGAGGGCGGCACCGCGACCGCCGATCCCGCCCCCTGGCCCGGCGCCGACGTGCCGGAGCTGCCCGAGGGCTACCAGCAGGACTTCATCGACCAGTACATGACGCCGAGCGAGATCGACGAGCGCATCGATCGGCTCGCCGCGCAGTATCCGGACCTGGTCGACGTCGTCGAGCTGCCGAACGAGTCGCTCGGCTACCGCCGCCCGGCCATGGCGTTGGTCGGCGACCCCGCCACCGCCGCGCTGGCCGTGGAGTCGGTCGCCTACGGCACCGACGGGATGAACGGCACCGAGGTCGTCGTCGCCGACCCGGGTGAGCCCGGCCAGGAGCTCACCGGCGTCTACGAGGACGGCACGCTGACCCTCTCCCTGGCCACCGACGCCGAGGGCGCGGTCACCAGCACCGTCGACGAGGTGGCCGCATACATCAACGAGACGTTCGAGGAGACCTTCCGCGCCAACGCAGTGACCGACGGCGCGGCGACGATGACCGTCGTGGAGTCCGTCACCTTGGACGACGGGCTGGACGCCTCGCACCTGAACCCCGAGGGCCGGACGATGCGGATGATGCGCATCGGTGAGCACCGCGACGGGTCTCGCCCGGGCGTCCTGGCCTACAGCCAGGAGCACGCCCGCGAGTGGGTCACCCCGCTGGCGACGATGGAGTTCGCCGAGCGGATGCTGGCCAATGCCGCCACCGACGAGGAGACGGCCGAGCTGCTCGAGGAGGTGGAGATCTTCCTGGTGCCCGTGGTCAACCCGGACGGGGCGAACTACTCCTTCTACGACTACAACTTCCAGCGCAAGAACCTCAGCAACCACTGCGAGGGTGCCGCCCGCGACCCGCGGCGTCAGGACCAGTGGGGTGTCGACCTCAACCGCAACTTCACGGTCGGCTCCGTCCACGACGGGTATGTCGGCGGCTCGCTGAACTGCCTCTCGGGCACCTACGCAGGCCCCGAGGAGCTCTCCGAGCCCGAGGCGCTGAACACCGCCTGGATCGGGGAGAACTACGACAACATCACCCACTCGATGAACGTGCACAGCTACGGCGGCTACTTCATGTGGAGCCCGGGCTCCTACAAGGTGCCCGGCCGCGAGCCGCTGCCGTTCCCCCCGGCGGAGGACCTGCAGGAGTTCTTCGACGCCTCCCAGCGGATCATCGAGGCGATCAGCCAGCACCGCGGCACCGTGACCTGGCCGGCCAACACCGGCCCGGTCATCGACGTCCTCTACAGCGCCGGCGGCAACTCTGCCGACCACATGTACTACGAGCACGACATCGTGGCCTACAACTTCGAGGTCGGCAACGACCTGTGGAACCCGGAGCTGGAGCGCTGGGAGGGCGTCGGCTTCCAGCCGCCGTTCGAGGAGGCTCACCCCGAGTCGCAGGAGTATGCGGCCGGGCTGGTCGAGCTCGTCCGTATCGCCGCGGACGACGCACGCGAGGACAGGGAGG
This window contains:
- a CDS encoding M14 family zinc carboxypeptidase — translated: MTRRTLATTLSAALVLAGSVTAAAAPGDADPPTASVDAELAAEETALVRLQLPNRQMLEQLVADGADLAGVPASAPDVRGEQVLADVVLTGAELTALQADGATLLQVIQREKEGTANFEASRAQAERRHQAGMTMQTTDEGRMLADVLVVDHAYWWESGGQTFLQVQVSTSATDDPDVQIEVEWETEDGESGTFQLFRYVDAGQYMFHYHQPEPLPSAPVSLTVTSSEGGTATADPAPWPGADVPELPEGYQQDFIDQYMTPSEIDERIDRLAAQYPDLVDVVELPNESLGYRRPAMALVGDPATAALAVESVAYGTDGMNGTEVVVADPGEPGQELTGVYEDGTLTLSLATDAEGAVTSTVDEVAAYINETFEETFRANAVTDGAATMTVVESVTLDDGLDASHLNPEGRTMRMMRIGEHRDGSRPGVLAYSQEHAREWVTPLATMEFAERMLANAATDEETAELLEEVEIFLVPVVNPDGANYSFYDYNFQRKNLSNHCEGAARDPRRQDQWGVDLNRNFTVGSVHDGYVGGSLNCLSGTYAGPEELSEPEALNTAWIGENYDNITHSMNVHSYGGYFMWSPGSYKVPGREPLPFPPAEDLQEFFDASQRIIEAISQHRGTVTWPANTGPVIDVLYSAGGNSADHMYYEHDIVAYNFEVGNDLWNPELERWEGVGFQPPFEEAHPESQEYAAGLVELVRIAADDAREDREDVTRLSGETRYETAVAIGQEAYPDSTTAVLVGGPDASMVDGLVAAPLGTALEAPVLLTDTDELSGATAQDLTDRGVTEVVVVGGDGAVGEEVVEAVEAMDIEVERVSGTNRYGTAVAVAEQLGADTDEVIVTSGLQDNLVDALAVSGPAAATGTPVLLVRQDGVPAVTAGALEDYDSSLVVGGDGAVGNEVLDELPDPLRVSGTGRWETAVAVADHFVAEGMDSSSVSIASGIQANMVDALPGGTLGQLILLSETDALPGATTTWLVGNEETEHAYVLGGDGALTETVVETLENILGGR